In the genome of Thermoanaerobaculia bacterium, one region contains:
- a CDS encoding DUF2142 domain-containing protein: MTRLPRRALSGLRLLVLAHLTLHAFFSPVYEGPDEPFHLARARAFAEVPFAEALAGEVVDADLVHSLRAWPCGPAMHAAFDCPSFGREKAAFNIVEPARRAGGDGSASSNYQAHQPPVYYLAAASVLGLFAPAIGTAPESQILLLRLAAVLLVGCVLCFPIRRLGKGNAHFETLLLLALLLPGAAESLIRVSNDVAVFAWAVLMVAALSRRDAISTKELALLAAVGPLLKLTAFPVVAVAAVVGWRARGWRSGLLIGASGLAVFPLQWLRGWAWGGTLEANTPLGALGSLSEILLGLVHSAATFLKTAVWLGGWTFFRPPTWVLVA; this comes from the coding sequence ATGACCCGCCTGCCGCGCAGAGCGCTCTCAGGACTTCGGCTGCTGGTGCTGGCCCACCTGACCCTGCACGCCTTTTTCAGTCCGGTCTACGAGGGCCCGGACGAGCCGTTCCATCTGGCCCGGGCGCGTGCGTTCGCGGAGGTCCCATTCGCGGAGGCGCTCGCCGGGGAGGTCGTCGACGCGGACCTCGTGCATTCCCTGCGCGCCTGGCCCTGCGGGCCCGCCATGCACGCGGCCTTCGACTGCCCATCGTTCGGCCGCGAGAAGGCGGCGTTCAACATCGTGGAACCTGCGCGGCGGGCAGGGGGGGACGGCAGCGCCAGCTCCAACTACCAGGCTCATCAGCCGCCCGTCTACTATCTGGCTGCCGCCTCGGTGCTGGGGCTCTTCGCGCCGGCGATCGGAACAGCTCCCGAGTCGCAGATCCTCCTGCTTCGCCTCGCGGCTGTGCTGCTCGTCGGGTGCGTTCTCTGCTTTCCGATCAGAAGGCTCGGCAAAGGGAATGCGCACTTCGAGACCCTCTTGCTGCTGGCTCTGCTGCTGCCTGGGGCCGCGGAGTCGTTGATCCGGGTCAGCAATGATGTCGCCGTTTTCGCCTGGGCGGTCTTGATGGTGGCAGCTCTGAGCCGACGCGACGCAATCAGCACGAAAGAGTTGGCCTTGCTGGCGGCTGTGGGCCCTCTGCTGAAGCTCACGGCGTTCCCAGTCGTCGCCGTGGCCGCGGTTGTCGGCTGGCGGGCGCGCGGCTGGCGGTCCGGTCTCCTCATCGGCGCCTCAGGACTCGCTGTCTTCCCGCTGCAATGGCTGCGCGGCTGGGCCTGGGGCGGGACGCTCGAGGCGAACACGCCGCTCGGCGCGCTGGGATCCTTGTCCGAGATTCTCCTCGGCCTCGTCCACAGCGCGGCGACCTTTCTCAAGACGGCCGTCTGGTTGGGGGGCTGGACCTTCTTCCGTCCCCCGACCTGGGTGTTGGTCGCCAT
- a CDS encoding phospholipase: MAELERIPGAQSWALLAVDALHAFYAGSTGEVLRGWMTRELREEAIADNVAYVRRILDAVRPEIGWTVPLAFLGFSQGASMAWRAALLAGHGGAPPPVVVALAGDIPPELARHDGPFPERVLIAHGDQDEWYDQNKLSADVQLLQAKGIHPKALTFAGGHVWTDEFRQAVAAFLQSPTI, encoded by the coding sequence TTGGCCGAGCTCGAGCGCATCCCCGGCGCGCAGAGCTGGGCGCTGCTGGCCGTCGACGCGCTGCACGCCTTCTACGCCGGTTCGACCGGCGAGGTGCTGCGCGGCTGGATGACCCGCGAGCTGCGTGAGGAGGCGATTGCAGACAATGTCGCCTACGTGAGGAGAATCCTGGACGCCGTCCGACCCGAGATCGGCTGGACCGTGCCGCTCGCCTTCCTCGGCTTCTCCCAGGGCGCCTCGATGGCCTGGCGTGCGGCGCTCCTCGCCGGCCACGGCGGCGCCCCGCCGCCCGTTGTCGTCGCCCTGGCCGGAGACATCCCGCCGGAGCTTGCGCGCCACGACGGCCCATTCCCCGAGAGGGTCCTGATCGCGCACGGCGACCAGGATGAGTGGTACGACCAGAACAAGCTCAGCGCGGACGTGCAACTGTTGCAAGCAAAGGGTATCCACCCGAAAGCCCTGACCTTTGCCGGCGGTCACGTGTGGACGGACGAGTTCCGGCAGGCAGTAGCAGCGTTCCTTCAATCCCCGACCATCTGA